The Alistipes megaguti sequence CGGCTGATTACATGCCCCTTGGCAATCAGGGTGTTGAATTTCTTGTAGTCGCCGTTGGTCGAGATTGCCGTCAGCCCGAATGAGAAGTCTCCCAGTCGGTTTGCGGGGTCGAACACCGCTTCGATCACGCCACGCGCTCCGGGAGCCACGGCTTTCCGGTCGAAGACCGGCTGCAGGCATCCGCACTGCGTATGGACATCGAGCAGCAGGACCGGCTTGTCCGCAATGTTCGTGAACTCGTAGCGCAGACGTATCGCCCCGTCGACTTCGCGCACCGTATCGAGTTGCTGCGTCGGATTGTCGAAACGCAGCAGCCGCGGATGCGATTGTGCCGCCGAGAGACCGGGTATGCCCGACATCCCGACCGACAGGATCCACCCCAAAAACCGTTTCATACTCTGTTCATTCGTTTTTCAAAGAGGATGCGGACGGCCGCAGCACGCAGCGACCGCCCGCATCCAGACATCATGCTATCGATTCATTATTCGACAACCGGACAGTGGATCTCCCCGGTCCAGACGGGGTCGCTCGTCGCCTCTCCGTCATAGCCGTTTCCGGAGATATCCTTGAAGACACGATCCTCGGCCTCGTCCAGCCGCCAGTAACCGATCAGCCCCTCGGCCGTCTCGGGATTGACGTAGCACTGGTTGTTGAGCATCTCGATCGGAGTCAGAGCACGGCTCCAGACACGGGCCTCGCTGACCATGCCGTTGAAGCGGCGGTAGTCGTTGGCCGAGCGTCCGATACAGAAGGCGCTGTTGTAGTAG is a genomic window containing:
- a CDS encoding DUF1573 domain-containing protein, which produces MKRFLGWILSVGMSGIPGLSAAQSHPRLLRFDNPTQQLDTVREVDGAIRLRYEFTNIADKPVLLLDVHTQCGCLQPVFDRKAVAPGARGVIEAVFDPANRLGDFSFGLTAISTNGDYKKFNTLIAKGHVISRIPEHEIFHPYVFSGVFRANVESVGMRRFRSWEWFRTREIRLYNTTGSTLHPVYDSGSGYLRMEGPDVIPPHSEAVVTFGLITCFMDPGPFVIRSSVRTGDTVTAIEVKGFVD